In Podospora pseudocomata strain CBS 415.72m chromosome 4, whole genome shotgun sequence, the genomic stretch ATGCGACTATCTCAAAGTTATGCCAAGCACGAGAAGCAAAATCGCAGGTAAAAGTTGTCTTTACTGTCTGCCTCACCAAGCGAGGACTGGCTGACCTCTGCTAGCTATGTATGTTTTCTATCTACTAGACCAGATGTCCCCGTACCACAGAAGTAAAGAACCCGCGCAGAGGTAAAATGAAGTGAAAAGAATGACCGTCCAAAAGGCGTACTGTGAACCGCCAGATCTCACAAGAAAATAACATCTCCGAAATTCTGAACCATGAATTGAATGTGACCGGTTGCCGATCGCCAACAGAGCTAGCTGAGTGCAACCCACGTTAGGCCTCGATCTCAGTGGTGttctcggcctcggcagTGCGGAACTGCTTGCGGTTGCAGCGCCAGGAGCTGATGCGGTCGTTCCAGAAACCGTTGCCGTCGTTAAGCTTGGCATCCTCCTGGTTGCTGTAGCTAGCGCCCTGGCAGTCGTAATGCCTGAGACCATGTCAGTTGCCTAGAATAGTCAATGGGTTCTGGGGATCGAGATGAACTTACTCATACCACACGCACTGGAAGCGACCCTTGTCCTGGTTGCGGATGGCGCTGATGGAGTTGTCCCAGTCGCCGGGGATACCAACTGGAGAGATAGTCTATGAGTATCACATACTTGGTGGGCATGTGGGTCGTCGAAAATGGGAAAGGAGCTTACTGCACTGGCCTGCAAGACCTTCGAGGAGGCGGCACGGCTGGCCCCAGTTGGTGTTCTGGCAAGCCCAGACATAGGCAGTGTCGTCGAGAGCGACAACGGTGTCGCTGTCGACGGCCGCGGGAGCAGCAGAGACAGAGATGCggccgagggcgagaagaGTGACGAGGGCCTTGATGCTGAACATTTTGACAAGAGTGGTGAGGACAAGTGATAGTTGTCTAGAAGCGGTTTTCTTGAGTTGATGGAAGAGGTCTGCTGTCTTGCTGATGTCCGAAACTGGTGAAGAACTTGAATCTTGTCACGGGGCTAGATGGCCGCCTCTTATACTTTTCCCGCTCCCTCCTTCGTCTTTCAACAACTCGCCAAGGATAGTATtctcctctccaacttccAACCGCATCCAATCATGCCATCTGCTCACCACGCCCCCTCAACCTTCACCGAATGGTTACCTTACATGTATCACTACGTGCTTGTGATTCGTTGAACGTGTTGGGTGCTCCGTGAGTAGCAACATGCAATCCAACCTCCCGCCTTAGTCATGAGACTTTGTTTACAAGAAAATTCTCTTCATCCGGGCAGTCACCACCAGACACTCGTATCGTGAATCATGAAACCATTTTGGGCTAGCCGATAATATCAACCTGCTTCACTTCAATCTCTATGCTGGCTACTCGTAGGTACGAACCCGATGTGCTTGGCATTCTAAACCCTTCCCGCTTGCGGCTCGGTCCTCAACGCGAGTGACATGCCTGCACCACCTGCAGTTCACCATCTGCAGTTGGCGATCATGGGTTACATCCCGACAGTTTCCGGGGATTTGTCGCTGCTTATAAACGTGACATTGAACTAAAAGCATTGTATGATCTACCTAACTcaacacaaccaacagcCACGTTGGTAAGCTTAGACAAATTGTCTGCCGGCCACACCACTGCATAGAATGGGAATAAAACGGACAAGATAAAGTTTCCGGCAGCATCTTGAGTCTGTTTTGGGAAATTCGTCTATGTCTATGAAGTGTAAAGAGGGAAGGTGACAATCAGAATGCAGGGTAACGGGCTGAATTGCCTCACCATTGGTGTTGAGCTGGCATGGCAAGGTTCCAGCGGCTCAGCTGACAGGGTAGAGACGCCCACCAATCAAATTTACCAATAGAAATAAATCTGAATGAGAAAGATCACTGCGTGTCGGGTACTTTCACCTTGAGAAGACATCGCCATGGAAGCTGACCGACGCTGTTTATCACCCAACACGTGTAGAGATTTATAGCACCCGGCCTACTCTGTGGGTAGGATGCCCCTTGGTTCCACAATACGCGTATAGCATAGCCTCAATCAACTTGACATCCGTTGGCCGCTACTCCCCTTGCTGTCCAGGGCACAGGCCATGGATGAACCCCTGAGGCATTACCTTTCTCAACAAGATGAGGCTAGAGGCGGTCTGCATCTCATCAGTAATGAAGCCCCGCGGTGACAATAGGATCGCAGCATCCAATTTAAGTATCATTACTTAGCGGCCATATCGTCTTCTTTGCGGTCAAAGACCAGGGTCAAGGTGGCCTTGCTAGTCTAGACTAAAGTTTATTAGATAGCGTAGGGGTCAAGGAAGACCCGATCGGGCTCCATTGTCCCGAATACCGATGCCAATGATTGCTTTGGCTTCCTCAAATACATGTGGTAAGAAGTGAAAGCCTCGCAGGCCTGTTTCTTTTCAACTTCCTTTGGAGCTTTCTCCTCCTACGTTGGGGATCTGTTCTCTCACCAACACTCGCCTGATGTCGCGGGAAGACAGACCAGTGTAATATATCCGTCTTCTCAATAATTGCTACAGTCTTGTGGGGTGCCTGTAGCTAATATTGCTCGCACTAATGGTATATACCTATGTGATCGAGCAGGTTTATGCGTTTATACTTGATTCCATATTTGTGTTAAAGTGGTGTGAAAACGATGGGGGTAGATGCAAGATGATACTGAACATCCATGGTCGAGCCCTTGATCAATatgtacctacctacctaggaACAACCTTATTCTTGTCACTTCCGGTTGCCACTTACAAAACCAAAGGTTTAGCTGTCGGACCACACCTTTTGTCAAGCATCCCACAGCTTGATCCTCCGGCAGAGGCTCTGTTCTTGCTGGCTTGGGGAGAGTGCCAGTTAATTTCCTGGTTCACGAGCGGACGATACGGGTGACAGGTTCTTCCACTGACTTCATCGTATTTCATTTCCTGTGTTCTGGAACCGATTGGAAACAGATGGCATGGAAGTTTGTTTGAAGAAATGCTGCTGGAAGCCATGATATTGGATGTAGACAAGAGTGGTGTAACACCACAAACTCAGGCGACTGAGAGAGATTCCCAGTCCTGCACCGATTCTAGGTCGCGATCATCACAATCAACAGGAACGTAAGGCTGCATGCAGATTCTAGGCCCGTCCAATCGATAATCAAGAGCCAGTTCGCCATACAACTACAACTTTTAAGAGAAATTCTAGGGGGGCATTGCCGTCTTTCAAGGGGGTCCATTACAGCTTTTTCTAGGGGGGCATTACCGCCCatggggttagggttatatATAGTCCCTGACTGACCTAGTAAATTACTAACCACATTATCAACCACATTAACGCTCACACCCTTGTAATTGAGGCTTTTGCGGAAGGCCTGGCAATTGAAGCCCTGGCAATGGAAGCCCTGGCAATTGAAGTTCTCGGTGAGGTATTGTGGAGTTAGAGGCCTGCATGGGCGCATGGGCATCGGGCATCAACACTACGGCAGTACATTAACCACAATACTTCCAAATATAAATATACACTGCAATTTGTATGGGGAAAAATACAATGTAATATTGGCGATAATGGAAATAAACGGGTGTAATGGGAAAGGTGCGTTATAGTAGAGGGGGTAATGCGCCCTAGAAAAAGGGCAATGTGTCAGATAATACGATgcactcttgagggtgaatatcatgggggttgcaacagtgtAATTGTATTGctcgtccttcttgtcccctcctgttccttcaaagccagagaacctcaattatatctatacatgggtgacagcattggtggcaaatggtaccatgtccagctgaactggttacgtcagtttcagcttccatgagctcctattcagcttgattgaccagaacccttttctgtaTGACACAATGCCCCCCCTAGAATTTCTCACTTTTAAAGTCTCGTCCTCCCGCCATTCCTTACAATCCGACTTTTCCTGGTGCTGGCCCATTCTCAAACTACACCCGATGTGTCCTGGGCAGCGTTCCTAACAATTCAAGTTTTTCAAGTCAAAGTCAAGTCAAGTCAATTCAATTGAATTCAAGTTAAGGCGTTCTCAATTCAAGCTGGCCAGCCAGTCAACTTGAATTGAATTGAATAGACTTGAGTATTAGTAAGGGGACCTACTTATTTAACCCCTGGTCAAAAGTCCGGGTTTCTTGCCAAAATTTTGCATAGGCCCAGCACCAACATCATTAAGATGACCGACCTTGATGACCGCTTTTCTGACGAttcgtcgtcggcgttgaGCCTGACGCCTAGCCAGTCGGTTAGTCAGTCTTCTGGCTCGTTCACAAACTTACCACACGCCGGCGGCGACGCGTTTTCTACTCTACGGCGAGCTCGAAGCGTGAAGGACCAACTCGAGGTTGTCGACGAAGCCAACCTTCCTGCCGAAGTCAGTCAGTTACCGAAGATTTGGATGCACGGCAAGCCATACATCAAGACAAAGTGGTTACACAAGAAGCGAAAGAGGTGGTCAAAGGTGGATGAGTATGGCGAAAGATACGTCAAGCTCGACAGGGACGATATCGACACAGAGGTGTCGATTGATGGACCAGACAATTGAAATGCTTGTTTGTTTGAAGTATTGGCTGTCAAAACGGGTGTCTTGAAGCAGGGTGGTTGCTTGACTGGAAATCGCGATGGCAGGGCGTCACTTGTATTCTAGCAACTTGAATAGGGTTGACTGTATTCAAGTCAATCTCAATTCAATTCAATCTTACCCTTGTAATCTCAATTCAATTCAATTCTGGGCCTGAATTGAATTGAATTGACTTGTTCGGAACCCAGGACTCCTGGGTTACCAT encodes the following:
- a CDS encoding hypothetical protein (EggNog:ENOG503P91C; COG:S); amino-acid sequence: MFSIKALVTLLALGRISVSAAPAAVDSDTVVALDDTAYVWACQNTNWGQPCRLLEGLAGQCIGIPGDWDNSISAIRNQDKGRFQCVWYEHYDCQGASYSNQEDAKLNDGNGFWNDRISSWRCNRKQFRTAEAENTTEIEA